A single region of the Yersinia entomophaga genome encodes:
- the phnD gene encoding phosphonate ABC transporter substrate-binding protein has product MKKVMSVTSLVAGAMMVFNATAADAPKEINLGILGGQNATQQIGDNMCVKEFLDKELKVKTNLHNASDYSGVIQGLLGGKIDMVLSMSPSSFASVYIKDPKAVDLVGIVVDDTDQSRGYHSVVVVKADSPYQKMEDLKGQAFGFADPDSTSGFLIPNQSFKQKFGGTPDNKYNNFFSSVTFSGGHEQDILGVINGQFAGAVTWASMIGDYNTGYTSGAFTRMIRMDHPDLMKQIRIIWQSPLIPNGPILVRSALPPAFKAQLVAAIKKLDKEDHACFIKAVGGKQHIEETSLSEYQTVIDLKRDLTKGDR; this is encoded by the coding sequence ATGAAAAAAGTAATGAGTGTTACTTCGTTAGTGGCAGGTGCGATGATGGTATTTAACGCCACGGCGGCAGATGCACCGAAAGAAATCAATTTGGGTATTCTCGGTGGCCAAAATGCAACACAGCAGATTGGCGATAATATGTGTGTAAAAGAATTTTTGGACAAAGAATTAAAAGTAAAAACCAATTTGCATAATGCTTCGGATTATTCTGGGGTCATTCAAGGATTACTCGGTGGAAAGATTGATATGGTGCTGAGTATGTCACCGTCATCTTTCGCCTCGGTTTATATTAAAGACCCTAAGGCCGTCGATTTGGTCGGTATTGTCGTCGATGATACCGATCAGTCTCGCGGCTATCACTCTGTGGTCGTGGTGAAGGCAGACAGCCCTTACCAGAAAATGGAGGATTTAAAGGGGCAAGCCTTTGGTTTTGCCGACCCGGATTCAACTTCGGGTTTCCTGATCCCTAATCAGAGCTTTAAACAGAAATTCGGCGGAACGCCGGACAATAAATATAACAATTTCTTCTCCAGCGTGACGTTCTCCGGTGGTCATGAGCAAGACATCCTTGGCGTTATTAATGGTCAGTTTGCCGGCGCGGTAACCTGGGCATCAATGATCGGCGATTATAATACCGGTTATACTAGCGGAGCTTTCACTCGCATGATTCGTATGGATCATCCCGATTTAATGAAACAGATTAGGATTATCTGGCAGTCTCCGTTAATTCCTAATGGCCCAATTCTTGTTCGCAGTGCTTTACCGCCAGCATTCAAAGCGCAGTTGGTTGCGGCTATCAAAAAACTGGATAAAGAAGACCATGCCTGTTTTATCAAAGCGGTAGGGGGCAAGCAGCATATTGAGGAAACCTCATTGAGCGAATACCAAACCGTCATTGATTTGAAGCGCGATCTAACTAAAGGCGACCGTTAA